A section of the Halostella salina genome encodes:
- a CDS encoding DUF460 domain-containing protein: protein MSTRTSALDTVVFGVDIQSGDVRGDAPSYALVVFDGEELDRDVVTYRKLRRRIDDERPDIVATDNMYELAENKDALVHFLGDLPDGTRLVQVTGAEQPEPLSRVASRHGVPYGKDPMQEAEAAARLAAANVGQEVSAFTDTTEVKVSRGRSTGSGGWSQDRYTRRIHGAVRTRAREVKSALEEAGLAYEMDATEKYGGYANAVFEVEGRPEEIPVSRGRNGDTRVEIERVRRDGIEFQPLVKRRDHVLVGIDPGTTTAVGVVDLDGNVLDVLSTRTADTADVIEWIVERGRPILVAADVTPIPETVEKIRRSFDAAAWVPDSDLPVDEKQHRTREIGYDNDHERDAVAATLFAYDDHRDQFERIARKVPPRMDRGEITARVLTGEESVEAVVDDLSESDDDDEESTEHVPRELTDEEKRIRDLERQVERLQDHVDDLEATVEEKNERIAELEDDLDAARSRERQEVRKDREVTRLQRETERLERELDEERERNESLEGKLERLKELWKLDHSNFSDVAAEKKDLVPVKPVEKFTKDALAAANDAYGLAEDDVVYLRDASGAGRSTAEQLVDVSPRVVLKNGGLSDVADELLFEAGIPVGPADDVAMQEVDELAVARESDVENVIEDWEERAEERRKDRKAEQLDRLISEHRADRGESD, encoded by the coding sequence GTGAGTACCCGCACGAGTGCTCTCGACACGGTCGTTTTCGGCGTCGACATCCAGAGCGGGGACGTCCGCGGCGACGCGCCCTCCTACGCGCTGGTCGTCTTCGACGGCGAGGAGCTAGATCGGGACGTGGTGACGTACCGCAAGCTCCGCCGCCGGATCGACGACGAGCGACCGGACATCGTCGCGACCGACAACATGTACGAACTGGCGGAGAACAAGGACGCACTCGTGCATTTCCTGGGCGACCTCCCCGACGGCACACGGCTCGTGCAGGTGACGGGGGCCGAACAGCCCGAACCGCTCTCGCGGGTCGCCAGCCGCCACGGCGTGCCGTACGGCAAGGACCCGATGCAGGAGGCCGAGGCCGCGGCCCGCCTCGCCGCCGCAAACGTCGGGCAGGAGGTGTCCGCGTTCACCGACACGACGGAGGTGAAGGTGTCCCGCGGCCGCTCGACCGGCAGCGGCGGCTGGAGCCAGGACCGCTACACCCGCCGGATCCACGGCGCGGTCCGGACCCGCGCCCGCGAGGTCAAGTCGGCGCTCGAGGAGGCCGGGCTGGCGTACGAGATGGACGCCACCGAGAAGTACGGCGGCTACGCCAACGCCGTCTTCGAGGTCGAGGGCCGGCCGGAGGAGATCCCGGTCTCGCGCGGGCGGAACGGCGACACCCGGGTCGAGATAGAGCGCGTCCGCCGCGACGGCATCGAGTTCCAGCCGCTGGTGAAGCGCCGCGACCACGTCCTCGTCGGGATCGACCCCGGCACGACGACGGCGGTCGGCGTCGTCGACCTCGACGGGAACGTGCTGGACGTGCTCTCGACCCGGACCGCCGACACGGCCGACGTGATCGAGTGGATCGTCGAGCGCGGACGGCCGATACTCGTCGCCGCGGACGTGACGCCGATCCCCGAAACCGTCGAGAAGATCCGCCGCAGTTTCGACGCCGCGGCGTGGGTGCCCGACAGCGACCTCCCGGTCGACGAGAAGCAACACCGCACTCGAGAGATCGGATACGACAACGACCACGAACGGGACGCCGTCGCCGCGACCCTGTTCGCGTACGACGACCACCGCGACCAGTTCGAACGGATCGCCCGGAAAGTACCCCCACGGATGGACCGCGGCGAGATCACCGCCCGCGTGCTGACCGGCGAGGAGTCCGTCGAGGCGGTCGTCGACGACCTCTCCGAATCCGACGACGACGACGAGGAGAGCACGGAACACGTCCCGCGCGAACTCACCGACGAGGAGAAGCGCATCCGCGACCTCGAACGGCAGGTCGAGCGCCTGCAGGACCACGTCGACGACCTCGAAGCGACCGTCGAGGAGAAAAACGAGCGCATCGCGGAACTGGAGGACGACCTCGACGCCGCCCGGAGCCGGGAACGACAGGAGGTCCGGAAGGACCGCGAGGTGACCCGACTGCAGCGCGAGACCGAGCGGCTGGAGCGCGAACTCGACGAGGAGCGCGAGCGCAACGAGTCGCTGGAGGGGAAGCTAGAGCGCCTGAAGGAGCTGTGGAAGCTGGACCACTCGAACTTCAGCGACGTGGCCGCCGAGAAGAAGGACCTCGTGCCGGTCAAGCCCGTCGAGAAGTTCACGAAGGACGCGCTGGCGGCCGCGAACGACGCCTACGGGCTCGCCGAGGACGACGTGGTGTACCTCCGGGACGCCAGCGGCGCGGGCCGCAGCACCGCCGAGCAACTCGTCGACGTGTCCCCGCGAGTCGTCCTGAAGAACGGCGGCCTCTCGGACGTCGCCGACGAACTCCTGTTCGAGGCCGGGATCCCGGTCGGCCCGGCCGACGACGTGGCGATGCAGGAGGTCGACGAACTCGCCGTCGCCCGCGAGAGCGACGTGGAAAACGTCATCGAGGACTGGGAGGAGCGCGCCGAGGAACGTCGGAAGGACCGGAAGGCCGAGCAACTCGACCGGCTCATCAGCGAGCACCGCGCCGACCGCGGCGAGTCGGACTGA
- a CDS encoding RNA-guided endonuclease InsQ/TnpB family protein yields the protein MNYNYRYRLRPSDALEEQLAWTVDTCRQVYNHFLHRLNRTDDTSAYSEQKLLPSLKEWWNDLKRVHSKVLQKVVQRLYDNLSTLRGRKENGYRVGTLNWKAPGEYRSFTYSQSGFKLKNTSDRTKLWLSKLGEIPLTFHRDLPDDAEIKTVTVKREPTGKWYAILGVETPNNPPKKPENPELCVGIDVGILKYAHDTDGTAVGSLDLSDERERLERAQRDLSRKEHGSANWEEQRRVVAERHAELKNKRRDFLHKLSNYYAREYDLVAVEDLDAKGLVELPGNSRNRAGAAWGTFLRMLEYKCKREGTHFVAVDAKDTTKKCASCGVKTDKPLWVREHSCPACGFEADRDANAAWNILSRGLEDVGVGHSELAPVETALPVDTSVSAKRVVEAGSPTLKERTASAVSE from the coding sequence ATGAACTACAACTACAGGTATCGACTTCGACCGTCCGACGCTCTCGAAGAACAGTTAGCGTGGACTGTTGATACCTGTAGACAGGTCTACAACCACTTCCTCCACCGACTCAACCGCACCGACGACACCTCAGCATACTCCGAGCAGAAACTCCTTCCGAGTCTCAAGGAGTGGTGGAACGACCTGAAACGTGTTCACTCGAAGGTTCTTCAGAAAGTCGTTCAGCGGTTGTACGACAACCTCTCGACGCTCCGGGGTCGCAAAGAGAACGGCTATCGCGTCGGCACGCTCAACTGGAAGGCACCGGGCGAGTACCGCAGTTTCACCTACAGTCAATCCGGTTTCAAGCTCAAGAACACGAGCGATCGGACAAAATTGTGGCTCTCGAAACTCGGAGAAATTCCACTCACCTTCCACCGCGACCTACCTGACGACGCCGAAATCAAGACTGTCACCGTCAAACGCGAACCCACCGGCAAGTGGTACGCCATCCTCGGCGTCGAAACCCCCAACAACCCACCGAAGAAACCCGAGAATCCCGAGCTGTGCGTCGGTATCGACGTGGGTATTCTCAAGTACGCCCACGACACCGACGGCACGGCGGTCGGGTCGCTTGATCTGTCTGACGAGCGCGAGCGGTTGGAACGCGCACAGCGTGACCTCTCTCGGAAGGAACACGGCTCTGCGAATTGGGAGGAACAGCGCCGAGTTGTTGCCGAACGTCACGCCGAGTTGAAGAACAAGCGCCGCGACTTCCTACACAAACTCTCGAACTACTACGCCCGAGAATACGACCTCGTAGCGGTCGAAGACCTCGACGCGAAAGGGTTGGTCGAACTCCCAGGCAACTCTCGAAACCGGGCAGGGGCGGCGTGGGGGACGTTCCTACGAATGCTCGAATACAAGTGCAAGCGCGAAGGGACGCACTTCGTCGCGGTTGACGCGAAAGATACGACGAAGAAATGTGCGTCCTGTGGTGTCAAGACGGACAAGCCGCTGTGGGTGCGCGAACACTCGTGTCCGGCTTGCGGGTTCGAGGCGGACAGGGACGCGAATGCGGCGTGGAACATCCTTTCTCGCGGTCTCGAAGATGTAGGAGTGGGACACTCCGAATTAGCGCCTGTGGAGACTGCGCTCCCTGTGGACACCTCCGTGTCTGCAAAGCGCGTCGTGGAAGCAGGAAGCCCTACCCTCAAGGAGCGAACGGCGTCAGCCGTGAGCGAGTAG
- a CDS encoding histidine kinase N-terminal 7TM domain-containing protein codes for MIGGAPLHISLLLTSAALTSALGLYAFRERQEPGATAFVVLMVVLASWSMSYAIGLLTPPGPWRVFWMRMVWFSTGTIEVWLLLFALAYTGYDEFVTRRTVAGLLVVPAIVIAGIWTNSLHHLFWIDHSFLIVDGLVIENPTWGILFWAEVVYTYLLVAVASALLIRLIYQSDFLYTDQSALLLVGIVVPFITSVLDVFVLNDFAAIDPTPYAFTITGVAFAYALFHHQLFDLVPATRQLGRNAAISQLDAGVVIVDNANRIIYCNTATEEVLDCEAADAVGSDIELLVGQSQLDFGTEDALAEIERGDQVYEIRASPITDRRDRQIGNTLVIHDVTARQRRERQLAKQRDELETANRLNAVLRGVNQALVSARSREEIEQSVPDRLADSDLYRVACLADIPTWNGDANRWTIADGGQTETPSPPALDGVLRPLEGEPDDGTTPLVADGDDSGTWTVVPVLFGRTVYGALGLYTDREAVSDRERSILRELGETIGHAFNAVETRQLLSAESIVELELECTDETDPLVAVTEELTCEIELQGVVPAREGTAVAYVTATGTDASSVREAFPAASEVDLVREEDGETLLEWRVGGDSLLGTLVDFGANVTEIRADSGRARYELSIASDSTARSLMDQIGRRYEHVHTLSKVERTREFEEGSSLSSEHLDQLTDRQRESIEAAYRAGYFNWPRDSTAEDIAETLDISSATLHSHLRKAEQSLLAELFDTGENS; via the coding sequence ATGATAGGGGGCGCACCGCTGCACATCTCGCTTTTGCTCACTTCCGCTGCCCTGACGAGTGCTCTGGGGCTCTACGCTTTCCGGGAGCGTCAGGAACCGGGAGCGACTGCGTTCGTCGTCCTCATGGTCGTGCTAGCGAGCTGGTCGATGAGCTACGCGATCGGGTTGCTCACCCCGCCTGGTCCCTGGCGGGTCTTCTGGATGCGGATGGTCTGGTTCTCGACGGGAACGATCGAGGTCTGGCTGCTCCTGTTCGCGCTCGCGTACACTGGCTACGACGAGTTCGTCACGCGGCGAACGGTGGCAGGCCTGTTAGTCGTCCCGGCAATCGTGATCGCCGGGATCTGGACCAACTCGCTGCATCACCTTTTCTGGATCGACCACTCCTTTCTCATCGTCGACGGACTGGTCATCGAGAACCCGACGTGGGGGATCCTTTTCTGGGCCGAGGTCGTCTATACGTACCTGCTCGTTGCAGTTGCCTCGGCGCTTTTGATCCGACTGATCTACCAGTCCGACTTTCTCTACACCGACCAGTCGGCACTGCTGCTCGTCGGCATCGTCGTCCCCTTCATCACGAGCGTGCTCGATGTTTTCGTTCTGAACGATTTCGCGGCGATCGACCCGACACCGTATGCATTTACGATCACGGGTGTAGCCTTCGCGTACGCCCTTTTCCACCACCAACTGTTCGACCTCGTGCCGGCGACACGCCAGCTCGGTCGAAACGCCGCGATCAGCCAACTCGATGCCGGCGTCGTTATCGTCGATAACGCGAACCGTATCATCTACTGCAACACCGCTACCGAGGAGGTTCTCGACTGCGAAGCTGCCGACGCCGTCGGGAGCGATATCGAACTGCTCGTCGGCCAGTCGCAACTCGACTTCGGAACCGAGGACGCACTCGCCGAGATCGAACGGGGGGATCAGGTGTACGAGATCCGGGCGTCTCCGATCACCGACCGGCGCGACCGGCAGATCGGGAACACGCTCGTGATCCACGACGTGACCGCCCGTCAACGTCGCGAGCGCCAGTTAGCGAAGCAGCGCGACGAGTTAGAAACGGCAAACCGTCTCAACGCGGTGTTACGGGGGGTTAACCAGGCACTCGTCTCAGCGCGGAGCCGCGAGGAAATCGAACAATCCGTCCCCGACCGTCTTGCGGACTCGGACCTCTATCGGGTGGCCTGTCTCGCTGATATCCCGACGTGGAACGGCGATGCCAACCGGTGGACCATCGCTGACGGCGGACAGACTGAGACACCGTCCCCGCCGGCGCTCGACGGTGTTCTGCGACCTCTGGAAGGTGAACCCGACGATGGAACCACGCCGTTGGTTGCGGACGGGGACGACTCCGGAACCTGGACAGTCGTTCCGGTGCTGTTCGGCAGAACCGTCTACGGAGCCCTCGGCCTGTACACCGACCGCGAGGCCGTCAGCGACCGCGAACGGTCGATACTCCGCGAACTGGGGGAGACAATCGGTCACGCATTCAATGCCGTCGAGACCCGCCAGTTACTTTCAGCGGAGTCTATCGTCGAACTCGAACTCGAATGTACCGATGAAACTGATCCGCTGGTAGCTGTGACGGAAGAACTCACCTGTGAGATCGAACTGCAAGGTGTCGTGCCAGCACGCGAAGGGACCGCTGTCGCGTACGTGACTGCGACGGGAACCGACGCCAGTTCGGTCCGTGAAGCGTTCCCCGCGGCGAGCGAAGTCGACCTCGTCCGCGAGGAGGACGGGGAGACGCTGCTGGAGTGGCGAGTCGGCGGGGACAGCCTGCTCGGAACCCTCGTCGATTTCGGAGCCAACGTCACGGAAATCAGGGCCGACAGCGGCCGGGCCCGATACGAGCTTTCTATCGCGTCCGATTCGACTGCCCGGTCACTGATGGACCAGATCGGTAGACGCTACGAGCACGTTCATACACTTAGCAAGGTTGAACGCACGCGCGAGTTCGAAGAGGGAAGTTCGCTCTCCTCCGAACACCTAGACCAACTAACCGATCGCCAGCGCGAGTCGATCGAAGCCGCCTATCGTGCCGGGTACTTCAACTGGCCACGGGACTCGACTGCCGAGGACATCGCCGAGACCCTCGATATCTCCTCGGCGACGCTCCACTCACACCTCCGGAAGGCAGAACAGTCGCTGCTTGCGGAACTGTTTGACACGGGTGAAAACAGCTGA
- the rnz gene encoding ribonuclease Z, translated as MSLRVTFLGTSGAVPTTERNPSSLMVNREGDRLLFDAGEGTQRQMMRFGTGFAVSHVFVTHLHGDHVLGLPGLLQTMDFNDREEPLAVHAPKGTRSDVEDLLFAASTRPSFRVRVNEVGGGDVALSGDDYEVRAFDVDHRTNAVGYALVEDDRKGRFDRERAEELGVPVGPKFSELHEGNPVELDDGTVVRPEQVVGEPRPGRKVVYTGDTRPTATTAEVAADADLLVHDATFADDRAERAGATGHSTAREAAEIARRANTKRLAMTHISSRYTGDVAAHEREAREVFDGEAFVPDDGQVVEVPFPDAA; from the coding sequence ATGTCTCTGCGCGTCACCTTTCTCGGGACCAGCGGGGCCGTGCCGACGACCGAGCGCAACCCCAGCAGCCTCATGGTCAACCGCGAGGGTGACCGCCTCCTGTTCGACGCCGGCGAGGGCACCCAGCGCCAGATGATGCGCTTTGGCACCGGCTTCGCCGTCTCCCACGTGTTCGTCACGCACCTCCACGGCGACCACGTGCTCGGCCTCCCGGGACTGCTCCAGACGATGGACTTCAACGACCGCGAGGAACCGCTGGCGGTCCACGCGCCGAAGGGGACCCGCTCGGACGTCGAGGACCTGCTGTTCGCCGCCAGCACCCGCCCGTCGTTCCGGGTTCGTGTCAACGAGGTCGGCGGCGGCGACGTAGCGCTGTCGGGCGACGACTACGAGGTGCGCGCGTTCGACGTGGACCACCGAACCAACGCGGTCGGCTACGCGCTCGTCGAGGACGACCGCAAGGGCCGGTTCGACCGCGAGCGCGCGGAGGAACTCGGCGTCCCCGTCGGCCCCAAGTTCTCCGAACTGCACGAGGGCAACCCGGTCGAACTCGACGACGGCACCGTCGTCCGGCCCGAGCAGGTCGTCGGCGAGCCGCGCCCGGGCCGGAAAGTCGTCTACACCGGCGACACGCGGCCGACCGCGACGACCGCCGAGGTGGCCGCCGACGCCGACCTACTGGTCCACGACGCGACGTTCGCCGACGACCGCGCCGAGCGGGCCGGGGCGACTGGCCACTCGACCGCCCGGGAGGCCGCGGAGATCGCACGCCGGGCGAACACCAAGCGCCTCGCCATGACCCACATCTCATCGCGGTACACCGGCGACGTGGCCGCCCACGAGCGGGAGGCCCGCGAGGTCTTCGACGGGGAGGCGTTCGTCCCGGACGACGGGCAGGTCGTCGAGGTGCCGTTCCCCGACGCGGCGTAG
- a CDS encoding stage II sporulation protein M, which yields MDLQWLALAAREHRRYLLFSLGVFLVGTLGGVGLVVQDVDLLAELGFSEIRGVIPGELTVLSLLANNTRAFAIMLLGALTLGLLTAFGLVVNGVLVGYVGAIAGGQQGLGFVLLAIAPHGVLELPALFVASAVAFRVVARTALRVAGRRDSVQTRAEWRRTLGFVAAAWIALAVAAVIEIHVTFPLVEALYG from the coding sequence ATGGACCTCCAGTGGCTCGCCCTCGCCGCCCGCGAACACCGGCGGTACCTCCTGTTCTCGCTCGGCGTCTTCCTCGTCGGGACGCTCGGCGGCGTGGGGCTCGTCGTCCAAGACGTCGACCTGCTCGCCGAACTCGGGTTCTCCGAGATCCGCGGCGTGATCCCCGGCGAGCTGACCGTCCTGTCCCTGCTCGCCAACAACACGCGGGCCTTCGCAATCATGCTGCTCGGTGCGCTCACGCTCGGCCTTCTCACCGCGTTCGGCCTCGTCGTCAACGGCGTCCTGGTCGGCTACGTCGGGGCGATAGCGGGGGGCCAACAGGGCCTCGGCTTCGTCCTCCTCGCCATCGCCCCGCACGGCGTGCTCGAACTCCCGGCGCTGTTCGTCGCCAGCGCCGTGGCGTTCCGGGTCGTCGCCCGGACCGCGCTCCGCGTGGCCGGCCGCCGCGACAGCGTCCAGACCCGTGCGGAGTGGCGGCGGACCCTCGGCTTCGTCGCCGCCGCGTGGATCGCGCTCGCAGTCGCCGCCGTCATCGAGATCCACGTCACCTTCCCGCTGGTCGAGGCGCTGTACGGGTAG
- the hisG gene encoding ATP phosphoribosyltransferase: protein MRIAVPNKGRLHEPAIELLERAGLHVVDGADRKLYADTVDPDVTLLFARAADIPEYVSDGAADLGITGLDQVREAEPGNVVERLDLEFGRCRLVLAAPNDGPVESVADLADGKVATEFPNVARNYFAETGVSPDIVEVTGATELTPHVDMADAIIDITSTGTTLRVNNLGIIDEVLQSSVYLFARDDAVDDPKAQQVETALESVLSADGKRYLMMNVPQESLDAVRDVIPGMGGPTVMDIADDDGNGKVAVHAVVDERDVFETITEVKREGASDILVTEIERLVE, encoded by the coding sequence ATGCGCATTGCCGTGCCCAACAAGGGGCGACTGCACGAGCCGGCGATCGAGTTGCTCGAACGCGCCGGGCTCCACGTCGTCGACGGGGCCGACCGGAAGCTGTACGCCGACACCGTCGACCCCGACGTGACGCTCCTCTTTGCCCGCGCCGCAGACATCCCGGAGTACGTCAGCGACGGCGCGGCCGACCTCGGCATCACCGGGCTCGACCAGGTCCGGGAGGCTGAACCCGGCAACGTCGTCGAGCGCCTCGACCTCGAATTCGGGCGCTGTCGGCTCGTCCTCGCCGCACCCAACGACGGCCCGGTCGAGTCCGTCGCGGATCTCGCCGACGGGAAAGTCGCCACCGAGTTCCCCAACGTCGCGCGGAACTACTTCGCCGAGACGGGCGTCTCGCCCGACATCGTCGAGGTGACGGGCGCGACCGAACTCACGCCCCACGTCGACATGGCCGACGCCATCATCGACATCACCTCCACCGGCACCACCCTGCGCGTGAACAACCTCGGTATCATCGACGAGGTGCTCCAGAGCTCCGTCTACCTGTTCGCCCGTGATGACGCCGTCGACGACCCGAAAGCACAGCAGGTCGAGACGGCGCTCGAATCCGTGCTGTCGGCCGACGGGAAGCGTTACCTGATGATGAACGTCCCGCAGGAGAGCCTCGACGCCGTCCGCGACGTGATCCCGGGGATGGGCGGCCCGACGGTGATGGACATCGCCGACGACGACGGGAACGGCAAGGTCGCGGTCCACGCGGTCGTCGACGAGCGCGACGTGTTCGAGACGATCACCGAGGTCAAGCGGGAGGGCGCGAGCGACATCCTCGTCACCGAGATCGAGCGGCTCGTCGAGTGA
- a CDS encoding TATA-box-binding protein: MTDPKETINIENVVASTGIGQELDLQSVAMDLEGADYDPEQFPGLVYRTQEPKSAALIFRSGKIVCTGAKSTDDVHESLRIVFDKLRELEINVNEDPEIVVQNIVTSADLGRNLNLNAIAIGLGLENIEYEPEQFPGLVYRLDEPEVVALLFGSGKLVITGGKKPEDAEHAVDKIVSRLEDLGLLE, from the coding sequence ATGACTGATCCCAAGGAAACTATCAATATCGAAAACGTGGTGGCTTCGACGGGAATCGGGCAGGAACTGGATCTACAGAGCGTGGCGATGGACCTGGAGGGTGCCGACTACGACCCCGAGCAGTTCCCCGGTCTCGTCTACCGCACGCAGGAGCCGAAATCGGCCGCGCTCATCTTCCGGTCGGGCAAGATCGTCTGTACCGGCGCGAAGTCCACCGACGACGTCCACGAGAGTCTACGGATCGTCTTCGACAAGCTCCGCGAACTGGAGATCAACGTCAACGAGGACCCGGAGATCGTCGTCCAGAACATCGTCACCAGCGCGGACCTCGGCCGCAACCTGAACCTGAACGCGATCGCCATCGGCCTCGGCCTGGAGAACATCGAGTACGAGCCCGAGCAGTTCCCCGGCCTCGTCTACCGTCTCGACGAGCCGGAGGTCGTCGCGCTCCTGTTCGGCAGCGGGAAGCTCGTCATCACCGGCGGGAAAAAGCCCGAGGACGCCGAACACGCGGTCGACAAGATCGTCTCGCGGCTGGAGGACCTGGGCCTGCTGGAGTGA
- a CDS encoding DUF7473 family protein, giving the protein MALVAQLDPAGGTPIAYVGTFLAFWIGYSLTAHIAARYVLGDVSVRRALLVGPVPAAASILLQQYGPAISIAVTLFGDYLAIQSVYRLNYRLAGLVAIVHYTVTVILGITLANLIGLLSTAPT; this is encoded by the coding sequence ATGGCACTCGTCGCGCAGCTGGACCCAGCTGGCGGTACACCGATTGCTTATGTTGGGACGTTTCTGGCGTTTTGGATAGGTTACTCTCTCACCGCGCATATCGCTGCACGATACGTATTGGGTGACGTATCTGTGCGCCGGGCGTTACTGGTCGGTCCAGTTCCTGCTGCAGCGTCGATTCTGCTACAGCAGTACGGGCCTGCGATCTCAATCGCCGTCACGCTGTTCGGAGATTACCTCGCTATCCAAAGTGTCTACCGTCTGAACTATCGACTTGCAGGATTAGTTGCGATCGTTCACTACACCGTCACCGTAATTCTCGGTATCACGCTCGCTAACCTCATCGGATTACTGTCGACCGCGCCGACGTAG
- a CDS encoding AAA family ATPase translates to MDAPLWTDTHAPDLADIPQDDVREYLQRAVDEPLNLVIHGPKGSGKTAAVRALARAAHDDPDNDLVEINVADFFGRTKTEIKNDPRFESFLQGRSDMAKRDMINHVLKESASYAPVSGTYKTVVLDNAEDIREDFQQALRRVMERHHKTTQFVITTRQPTKLIPPIRSRCFPVPMRSPMDDEIATVLEGIVEEEGVEYESDGLEYVAGYADGDLRRAILAAQTTAEAEGEVTMNAAYETLGEVGADDQIKEMLDDAEAGEFTDARSTLDDLLVDEGFSGEEVLDDVLRIARSRYGGDRLAELHHLAGEVDLDLAEGTNDRLHVSHLLAELGR, encoded by the coding sequence ATGGACGCGCCGCTGTGGACCGACACTCACGCCCCCGACCTCGCCGACATCCCGCAGGACGACGTGCGCGAGTACCTCCAGCGCGCCGTCGACGAGCCGCTGAACCTCGTGATCCACGGGCCGAAGGGGAGCGGCAAGACCGCCGCCGTCCGGGCGCTCGCCCGCGCGGCCCACGACGACCCCGACAACGACCTCGTGGAGATCAACGTCGCGGACTTCTTCGGCCGGACGAAGACGGAGATCAAGAACGACCCGCGCTTCGAGTCCTTCCTTCAGGGCCGCAGCGACATGGCCAAGCGCGACATGATAAACCACGTCCTCAAGGAGTCGGCGAGCTACGCGCCCGTCTCGGGGACGTACAAGACGGTCGTACTCGACAACGCCGAGGACATCCGCGAGGACTTCCAGCAGGCGCTGCGGCGCGTGATGGAGCGCCACCACAAGACGACGCAGTTCGTGATAACGACCCGGCAGCCGACGAAGCTCATCCCGCCGATCCGGTCGCGCTGTTTCCCCGTCCCCATGCGGTCCCCGATGGACGACGAGATAGCGACCGTGCTCGAAGGGATCGTGGAAGAGGAAGGCGTCGAGTACGAGTCCGACGGCCTCGAATACGTCGCGGGCTACGCCGACGGCGACCTCCGCCGGGCGATCCTCGCCGCCCAGACCACGGCCGAAGCCGAGGGCGAGGTGACGATGAACGCCGCCTACGAGACGCTCGGCGAGGTCGGCGCGGACGACCAGATCAAGGAGATGCTCGACGACGCCGAGGCCGGTGAGTTCACCGATGCGCGATCGACGCTCGACGACCTGCTCGTCGACGAGGGGTTCAGCGGCGAGGAGGTGCTCGACGACGTCCTCCGGATCGCCCGGTCGCGGTACGGCGGCGACCGACTCGCCGAACTCCACCATCTCGCCGGCGAGGTGGACCTCGACCTGGCCGAGGGGACGAACGACAGACTGCACGTCTCGCACCTGCTCGCCGAGCTGGGGCGGTAA
- a CDS encoding methyltransferase domain-containing protein — MYVLELGGEDDAFAAREAESVAADVTVVAPGLATASAVDREAVRTLAYTHRASEAVGRTDASVASARALLSAASLDREGTVAVRARDVRGSSGVDTQAVERELGGVLVDRGFAVDLDDPDHELRALFARGEPSGSPDAEAADSCVLGWQVAESRRDYGDRKPTDRAFFQPGSMDPLLARALANVAGAAPGRTILDPMCGTGGVLIEAGLAGARVLGSDAQARMVRGTRENLDQFLPDGEYAVLRGDATRLPLRDDAVDGVVFDAPYGRQSKIASHDLDDLVAGALAEARRVAPRAVMVADRSWAGVAREAGWEIEASFERRVHRSLTRYVLVLE; from the coding sequence GTGTACGTGCTGGAACTCGGCGGCGAGGACGACGCGTTCGCCGCCCGCGAGGCCGAGAGCGTCGCGGCCGACGTAACCGTCGTCGCGCCCGGTCTTGCGACGGCGTCGGCGGTCGACCGCGAGGCCGTCCGGACGCTCGCCTACACGCACCGCGCGAGCGAGGCCGTCGGACGGACCGACGCGAGCGTGGCGAGCGCCCGCGCGCTGCTTTCGGCCGCGTCGCTCGACCGCGAGGGCACCGTCGCCGTCCGGGCGCGCGACGTTCGCGGGAGTTCGGGCGTCGACACGCAGGCCGTCGAACGCGAACTCGGCGGGGTCCTCGTCGACCGCGGCTTCGCGGTGGACCTGGACGACCCCGACCACGAACTGCGCGCGCTGTTCGCCCGGGGGGAGCCGTCCGGAAGCCCCGACGCGGAGGCCGCCGATAGCTGCGTGCTCGGATGGCAAGTCGCCGAGAGCCGCCGGGACTACGGCGACCGCAAGCCGACCGACCGGGCGTTCTTCCAGCCCGGGAGCATGGACCCACTGCTCGCCCGGGCGCTGGCGAACGTCGCCGGTGCCGCGCCGGGCCGCACGATACTGGACCCGATGTGTGGCACCGGCGGCGTGCTCATCGAGGCCGGACTCGCCGGCGCACGCGTGCTCGGCAGCGACGCGCAGGCACGGATGGTCCGGGGCACCCGTGAGAACCTCGACCAGTTCCTCCCCGACGGCGAGTACGCCGTGCTCCGCGGCGACGCGACGCGGCTTCCGCTCCGCGACGACGCCGTCGACGGGGTCGTGTTCGACGCGCCGTACGGTCGCCAGTCGAAGATCGCCAGTCACGACCTCGACGACCTCGTCGCCGGCGCGCTGGCCGAAGCCCGGCGGGTCGCGCCGCGGGCCGTGATGGTCGCGGACCGCTCGTGGGCCGGTGTCGCCCGCGAGGCCGGCTGGGAGATCGAGGCGTCGTTCGAGCGCCGCGTCCACCGGTCGCTGACCCGGTACGTGCTGGTGCTGGAGTAG